From one Ignavibacteria bacterium genomic stretch:
- a CDS encoding immunoglobulin domain-containing protein: MQRSYTVLFAISLVFLLSNTDVFAYRDGIIGVYKLGCAGAGCHVTGQGTQITLTGSTTVLAQSNNNFTIRVAHQTLNAAGVNLAVEQDGQTAGELTAGDGLQGLNNELTHAAPAGFRNKGANFSFSWRAPANHGIYTLYAAGAAVNLDNTSAGDAFTTYSTDITVKGATFTNPMSGMAYCGGEVLVIRWTQTAVGAVRIEMSDDDFENTILVERSVEANLGSYSYTLPDNVDPSNSYQLRLVEVSTSTEVGRSQQFSISDKPVIVSQPQSQDVCEGQAFELVAGVIGKDPVYRWKKNGDDIPGATLGVYNIPSCNEADQGTYTCVITSCGVQLETTPAEVTIKRKPHVVQATTGPIDTCEGASVSLQVQADGSSLRYQWYKNGVLMPEQETSVLEFPSISLFDDAKYFCIVSGACEPSDTSDPVQITVLNEPQITLHPASAAVTVGERIDLMVNASGKKLRYQWYKNGKPIPGATEKLYSIAKATQADAGKYHCEVSNVCDTVQSQQSTVTINGAPGSVAVAVTELSTGDIGICTGYEVELDDVISNIGQNSITITAVETTPSAVIEVQGLQLPHVLNPGEYASISVAITPATLGKFSGTITIVTTDGTATINVKGAVVSDLQFTADTLYFATGVPGTERTAQTFPLECDSATVLTVDLGGSGKSSFEIAGAFQLPQTLKMGDVFTVQVRTTSETNATAFLVVSSTAGADTVYLTRGEVNSVTDELYLAGITMAPNPMSSEVTFMLPEDTPTRISIYDVLGRLCTSLAGTGVVRWDGLALNGKPVPNGLYLVNLEYQGKAGLLKLIKR, encoded by the coding sequence GCGCACCAAACATTAAATGCCGCAGGTGTAAATCTGGCGGTAGAGCAGGACGGACAAACGGCAGGTGAGTTAACTGCCGGCGATGGGTTACAAGGACTTAATAACGAACTTACTCACGCAGCACCTGCCGGATTCCGGAATAAGGGTGCGAATTTTTCGTTTAGCTGGAGAGCGCCCGCCAATCACGGCATCTATACATTGTATGCGGCCGGTGCGGCAGTAAACTTGGATAATACCAGTGCAGGAGATGCGTTTACAACCTATAGCACTGACATTACCGTTAAAGGGGCTACGTTTACAAATCCGATGAGCGGAATGGCCTACTGTGGTGGTGAGGTATTAGTAATTCGTTGGACGCAAACCGCGGTTGGCGCGGTTCGCATCGAGATGTCGGATGATGATTTTGAGAATACCATTCTTGTTGAGCGATCGGTTGAAGCCAATTTGGGATCGTATTCCTATACACTTCCGGATAACGTTGATCCCAGCAATTCATACCAGCTTCGTCTTGTTGAAGTATCCACTTCTACAGAGGTAGGTCGGTCCCAGCAGTTTTCTATCAGCGACAAACCTGTGATCGTATCCCAGCCCCAGTCACAGGATGTGTGTGAGGGTCAGGCATTCGAGCTTGTTGCGGGTGTGATTGGAAAAGATCCCGTGTATCGGTGGAAGAAAAATGGTGACGATATTCCGGGTGCAACTCTTGGTGTTTACAATATCCCGTCATGCAACGAAGCTGATCAGGGCACATATACCTGCGTTATCACGTCATGCGGAGTACAACTGGAAACGACTCCTGCCGAAGTCACCATTAAACGCAAACCGCACGTGGTGCAGGCAACCACAGGTCCGATTGACACGTGTGAAGGGGCATCGGTATCGCTGCAGGTACAAGCCGATGGCAGCAGTCTGCGCTACCAGTGGTATAAAAATGGCGTGCTGATGCCGGAACAGGAAACATCCGTCCTTGAATTTCCATCCATCTCACTCTTTGATGATGCTAAATATTTTTGCATTGTCAGCGGTGCATGTGAACCGTCTGACACCTCCGACCCTGTCCAAATCACAGTCTTAAACGAACCTCAAATTACACTGCACCCGGCGAGTGCTGCCGTTACGGTAGGCGAACGGATTGATCTGATGGTAAATGCTTCCGGTAAGAAGCTACGCTATCAGTGGTATAAGAACGGAAAACCAATACCCGGTGCTACCGAAAAGCTATATTCAATTGCAAAAGCAACACAAGCCGACGCCGGAAAATACCACTGCGAAGTAAGCAACGTTTGCGATACCGTACAGTCACAACAATCCACCGTAACCATCAATGGTGCGCCGGGGTCAGTGGCAGTTGCTGTTACCGAACTCAGTACCGGCGATATAGGGATCTGCACAGGTTACGAGGTTGAACTGGATGACGTGATTTCAAACATCGGGCAAAACAGTATCACCATTACGGCGGTTGAAACTACGCCATCAGCCGTGATTGAGGTTCAGGGATTACAGCTTCCGCACGTGTTAAACCCCGGTGAGTATGCGTCGATCAGCGTTGCCATTACACCTGCAACTCTTGGTAAGTTTAGTGGTACCATAACAATTGTTACAACCGATGGTACGGCAACAATCAATGTGAAAGGGGCTGTGGTTTCTGACCTGCAGTTTACCGCCGATACGCTGTATTTTGCCACGGGGGTTCCCGGGACTGAACGCACGGCGCAAACCTTTCCACTGGAGTGTGACAGTGCCACCGTTCTGACTGTTGACCTGGGTGGCAGCGGCAAGAGTTCTTTCGAGATTGCAGGTGCGTTCCAGCTCCCACAGACACTGAAAATGGGTGATGTATTTACAGTTCAGGTCCGTACAACATCAGAAACCAATGCAACAGCATTTTTAGTTGTATCCAGCACTGCCGGAGCCGATACTGTGTACCTTACTCGCGGAGAAGTAAACTCGGTTACAGACGAACTGTATCTTGCGGGAATCACCATGGCTCCCAACCCAATGAGCTCGGAGGTAACCTTTATGCTACCTGAGGATACTCCAACACGGATTAGCATTTACGATGTGTTGGGCCGGCTCTGTACATCGCTTGCCGGAACTGGTGTTGTGCGCTGGGATGGGCTCGCTTTGAATGGAAAGCCTGTCCCGAACGGATTATATCTGGTAAATCTTGAATATCAAGGGAAGGCAGGTCTATTAAAGTTGATTAAGAGATAG
- a CDS encoding transposase yields the protein MITTMFREMISRGFCFDDGLLFVIDGGLGLRKAIEEVFGEYAVIQRCQLHKLRNVLDHLPENARPEWRRLLKQLFSCDDDKQARAVADELTARLQKSNPAAAASLKEGIEDVLTLTRLGMRSVFGGSFGTTNVIESANSVMARRTRHVTRWTTGDQRLRWSALVLLDAEQSWR from the coding sequence GTGATCACGACCATGTTTCGCGAGATGATCAGCCGTGGTTTCTGCTTCGATGACGGCCTGTTGTTTGTGATCGATGGCGGGCTAGGCCTTCGAAAGGCGATCGAAGAGGTCTTTGGCGAATATGCCGTCATTCAGCGCTGCCAATTGCACAAGTTGCGCAATGTGCTTGACCATCTGCCGGAGAACGCACGTCCAGAATGGCGTAGGCTCCTCAAACAACTGTTTTCCTGTGATGACGACAAACAAGCGCGCGCTGTGGCTGATGAGCTCACAGCACGACTGCAGAAGAGTAATCCCGCCGCTGCTGCATCACTCAAGGAGGGCATCGAAGACGTACTGACCCTGACACGACTCGGCATGCGATCTGTCTTCGGAGGCTCGTTCGGTACAACGAACGTGATCGAATCGGCAAACTCTGTTATGGCACGTCGTACCCGGCACGTTACACGATGGACCACCGGCGATCAGCGATTACGGTGGTCAGCTCTCGTTCTCCTCGACGCAGAACAATCATGGCGATGA
- a CDS encoding transposase: MRSKHTHPDHNAAIDTLAELAGNEVAALVLHHLELSRHVGFQLMEREVTHLAGECHSHDKPHEGRYSRWGRNPGSLAVGGQKLPVAVPRVYDAETGKTFSSQIYHEMRQAAEPPPYVIESLFRGLGSRNLELVTEALMDSFGLSKSRVSELFVEHSAAILEEFLQRRLDESTYVAVFIDGKCIQGQNIVSVIGVTEAGEKYRWG, encoded by the coding sequence ATGCGGTCCAAGCATACGCATCCAGATCATAATGCTGCTATCGACACACTAGCGGAGTTGGCAGGCAACGAAGTAGCTGCGCTTGTGTTACATCATCTGGAGCTGAGCAGACATGTTGGCTTTCAGTTGATGGAACGGGAGGTGACGCACCTAGCCGGGGAGTGCCATAGCCATGACAAGCCTCACGAGGGCCGGTACAGCCGCTGGGGACGTAATCCTGGCAGTCTTGCCGTAGGAGGACAGAAGCTGCCGGTGGCAGTACCCAGGGTGTATGATGCCGAAACCGGGAAGACGTTTTCGTCACAGATCTACCATGAAATGCGCCAGGCCGCGGAGCCACCGCCCTACGTGATCGAGTCGTTGTTTCGTGGACTCGGCAGCCGTAATCTGGAGCTGGTTACCGAAGCATTGATGGATTCATTTGGACTCTCAAAGAGTCGGGTTTCTGAGCTCTTCGTTGAGCACAGCGCCGCGATCCTGGAAGAGTTTCTTCAGCGTCGCCTTGACGAGTCAACCTATGTGGCTGTCTTCATTGACGGCAAGTGCATACAGGGTCAGAACATCGTCTCGGTTATTGGCGTAACTGAAGCCGGGGAGAAGTATCGCTGGGGCTAA
- a CDS encoding IS3 family transposase → MNFVDLEHLKRQAAHYIENIYNRRRLHSTLGYTTPVDFENNYFRNQKHLP, encoded by the coding sequence ATCAACTTCGTCGATCTCGAGCACCTGAAGCGTCAGGCAGCACACTACATCGAGAACATTTATAATCGCAGACGACTGCATTCAACACTTGGATATACAACCCCCGTTGACTTTGAAAACAACTACTTTCGTAACCAAAAACACCTACCCTAA
- a CDS encoding DDE-type integrase/transposase/recombinase: MDLFSRRIIGWHLSETITQQLTITALWKAWKNRSYATGMLIHSDRGSQYAAAGYRQFLTDYCKATQSMSRKGNCWDNAPVESFCHAQDRRIQRHQLRRSRAPEASGSTLHREHL, translated from the coding sequence ATGGATTTGTTCTCGCGTCGCATCATTGGCTGGCATCTGTCAGAGACGATCACGCAACAGCTCACCATCACGGCACTCTGGAAGGCCTGGAAGAACCGTTCTTATGCCACCGGCATGCTCATTCATAGTGATCGCGGTTCGCAGTATGCTGCGGCAGGCTATCGCCAGTTTCTGACTGACTACTGTAAAGCAACGCAGAGCATGAGCCGCAAGGGAAACTGCTGGGACAACGCACCAGTAGAATCCTTTTGCCACGCTCAAGACCGAAGAATTCAACGACATCAACTTCGTCGATCTCGAGCACCTGAAGCGTCAGGCAGCACACTACATCGAGAACATTTATAA
- a CDS encoding transposase: MFINNHRHCWPVRLQCHVLQVSASGYYAWLKRPEPQLSDDERKLVRAMREIDEKSNHTFGSRRMYKELRRGNLGQAVTKCAG; encoded by the coding sequence ATGTTTATCAACAACCACCGGCACTGTTGGCCGGTGCGCCTGCAGTGCCATGTGCTGCAGGTGAGTGCCAGCGGCTACTATGCCTGGTTAAAGCGACCTGAACCTCAGCTTAGTGACGATGAGCGCAAGCTGGTGCGTGCCATGCGCGAGATTGATGAGAAGTCCAACCATACCTTCGGCAGCCGCCGGATGTACAAGGAACTGCGGCGAGGCAACCTTGGGCAGGCCGTCACAAAATGCGCCGGCTGA
- a CDS encoding transposase: MKHPPRIYDEAFKRRALEMVAAGRTLASVARELGIDVKRLSYWKRTLGAAAAAGQKTPDELAAEVRALRKRAERAEMELAILKSDVDLCRSAGRD, translated from the coding sequence ATGAAACATCCACCTCGCATTTATGATGAAGCATTTAAACGTCGCGCCCTGGAGATGGTAGCTGCGGGACGTACGCTGGCCTCAGTGGCCCGTGAGCTTGGCATCGACGTCAAGCGACTATCGTACTGGAAGCGTACGCTTGGAGCTGCAGCAGCTGCCGGGCAGAAGACACCTGACGAGCTTGCCGCCGAAGTACGAGCCTTGCGTAAGCGCGCTGAGCGTGCAGAAATGGAACTGGCCATTTTAAAAAGCGATGTCGATCTTTGCCGCTCCGCCGGAAGGGACTGA
- a CDS encoding IS3 family transposase, whose protein sequence is MKYMFITNHRHCWPVRLQCHVLQVSASGYYAWLKRPEPQLSDDERKLVRAMREIDEKSNHTFGSRRMYKELRRGNLVAGRHKMCRLMREDGIRVKRTPRRACVQTTDSQHQHPVADNRLNRNFTVKAPNTVWAADITIVPTNGGYVYLAVVMDLFSRRIIGWHLSETITQQLTITALWKAWKNRSYATGMLIHSDRGSQYAATGYRQFLTDYCKATQSMSRKGNCWDNAPLESFFATLKTEEFNDINFVDLEHVQRQAAHYIENIYNRRRLHSTLEYSTPVDFENNDVRNQKHLH, encoded by the coding sequence CTGAAATACATGTTTATCACCAACCACCGGCACTGTTGGCCGGTGCGCCTGCAGTGCCATGTGCTGCAGGTGAGTGCCAGCGGCTACTATGCCTGGTTAAAGCGACCTGAACCTCAGCTTAGTGACGATGAGCGCAAGCTGGTGCGTGCCATGCGCGAGATTGATGAGAAGTCCAACCATACCTTCGGCAGCCGCCGGATGTACAAGGAACTGCGGCGAGGCAACCTTGTGGCAGGCCGTCACAAAATGTGCCGGCTGATGCGGGAAGACGGCATCCGTGTCAAGCGCACGCCCAGGCGTGCATGCGTGCAGACCACGGATTCGCAGCATCAGCACCCGGTGGCCGACAACCGGCTCAATCGCAACTTTACCGTCAAGGCACCGAACACCGTCTGGGCTGCCGACATCACCATTGTGCCGACCAACGGTGGCTATGTGTACTTGGCGGTGGTGATGGATTTGTTCTCGCGTCGCATCATTGGCTGGCATCTGTCAGAGACGATCACGCAACAGCTCACCATCACGGCACTCTGGAAGGCCTGGAAGAACCGTTCTTATGCCACCGGCATGCTCATTCATAGTGATCGCGGTTCGCAGTATGCTGCCACTGGCTACCGCCAGTTTCTGACTGACTACTGCAAAGCAACGCAGAGCATGAGCCGCAAGGGAAACTGCTGGGACAACGCACCACTAGAATCCTTTTTTGCCACGCTCAAGACCGAAGAATTCAACGACATCAACTTCGTCGATCTCGAGCACGTCCAGCGTCAGGCTGCACACTACATCGAGAATATCTACAATCGCAGACGACTGCATTCAACACTTGAATATTCTACTCCCGTTGACTTTGAAAACAACGACGTTCGTAATCAAAAACACCTACACTAA
- a CDS encoding Glu/Leu/Phe/Val dehydrogenase has protein sequence MAKVSKSKKGASAGNAIPLGSQPFLDSVNHYFDKAVRYLNIPQGILNQIKVCNSVYYVRFPVRVKGDVQVIEAWRAEHSHHRMPCKGGIRYDQAVNQEEVEALSALMTYKCSVVDVPFGGGKGGIKINPKNYTVEELERITRRYTVELIKKNFIGPSVDVPAPDYGSSQREMAWIADTYQTFSKDDINALGCVTGKPVGQGGVRGRTAATGRGVFFSLREAVNDPKLMKHLKMSVGLEGKRIIVQGFGNVGYHTAKFVQEGGGTIIGIIEYDGAVVNDKGIDVEELAAHRRNTGSITGFHGAKTIKNGNSVLEYPCDILIPAALENQIYKENAPNIKAKMVVEAANGPVTSVADEILLKKGIYVMPDMFVNAGGVVVSYFEWLKNISHVRFGRLDKRFEEGSNLRLVETIERLTGKDLTLAERKLIARGADEEDLVNSGLEDSMINAYHNIMETLRGDKRMQHDMRTAAFVHSLSRIGQSYELLGIFP, from the coding sequence ATGGCTAAAGTCTCCAAATCCAAGAAGGGAGCATCTGCCGGTAACGCAATACCACTTGGCTCGCAGCCTTTTCTTGACTCGGTGAACCACTATTTTGATAAGGCGGTGAGGTACCTGAATATTCCTCAGGGTATCCTTAACCAGATCAAGGTGTGCAACTCTGTCTATTATGTACGGTTTCCGGTACGCGTCAAGGGCGACGTTCAGGTTATCGAAGCATGGCGTGCCGAGCATAGTCACCACAGAATGCCCTGTAAGGGCGGTATCCGCTATGATCAGGCTGTAAATCAGGAAGAAGTTGAAGCTCTTTCGGCACTGATGACCTATAAGTGCTCTGTTGTTGACGTACCGTTTGGTGGTGGCAAGGGGGGCATAAAGATCAACCCCAAGAACTATACCGTAGAGGAGTTGGAGCGCATTACACGGCGCTATACCGTTGAACTGATTAAGAAAAATTTTATCGGCCCCTCGGTTGACGTTCCCGCACCGGACTACGGCAGCAGTCAGCGTGAAATGGCCTGGATTGCGGATACATATCAAACATTCAGTAAGGATGATATTAATGCGCTTGGCTGCGTTACAGGGAAACCCGTTGGCCAGGGTGGCGTACGCGGTAGAACTGCAGCCACCGGTCGGGGCGTTTTCTTTTCTCTGCGCGAAGCCGTAAACGATCCGAAGCTGATGAAGCATTTAAAAATGTCGGTGGGCCTTGAAGGTAAGCGTATTATCGTCCAGGGATTTGGCAATGTGGGATACCACACCGCCAAGTTCGTGCAAGAAGGCGGTGGTACCATTATTGGGATTATTGAGTACGACGGTGCAGTTGTCAACGACAAAGGAATTGATGTTGAAGAACTTGCCGCTCACCGCAGGAATACTGGCTCAATTACCGGATTCCATGGTGCAAAAACCATTAAGAACGGGAATAGTGTTCTGGAATATCCATGCGACATCCTGATTCCCGCTGCACTCGAAAATCAGATTTACAAAGAAAATGCTCCTAACATTAAAGCAAAGATGGTTGTTGAGGCTGCAAATGGACCGGTTACATCAGTAGCCGACGAAATTTTGCTGAAGAAGGGCATCTATGTTATGCCGGATATGTTTGTAAACGCCGGTGGTGTAGTGGTGAGTTACTTTGAATGGTTAAAAAACATCTCGCACGTCAGGTTTGGCCGACTCGACAAACGTTTTGAGGAAGGCAGCAACCTCCGTCTGGTAGAAACCATTGAACGACTTACCGGCAAAGACCTCACTTTGGCCGAACGCAAACTAATTGCCCGCGGTGCCGACGAAGAGGACCTGGTTAACTCAGGTCTGGAAGACAGTATGATAAATGCATATCATAACATCATGGAAACTCTGCGCGGCGACAAGCGGATGCAACATGACATGCGAACAGCAGCCTTTGTACATTCGCTCAGCAGAATTGGTCAGTCATACGAGCTTCTGGGCATCTTCCCCTAA
- the hppD gene encoding 4-hydroxyphenylpyruvate dioxygenase, producing MTDQEFLPINGTDFIEFYVGNAKQTTYFYRTAFGFKLIAYAGPETGVRDRASYVLQQGKIRLIITTPMHPDHPVSDHIKLHGDGVKILALWVDDAKKAWEETTRRGAKSAMEPTILKDEHGEVVVAGIHTYGETVHTFVERKNYSGVFMPGYSPVSDDYVTEPVGLLYVDHCVGNVELGKMNEWVAFYEDVMGFKLLKTFDDNDISTEYTALMSKVMTNGNGYIKFPINEPAKGKKKSQIDEYLEFYHGPGVQHIAVATNDIIHTVGELRRRGVEFLTVPDTYYEDLLDRVGSIEEDLADIRRLNILVDRDDEGYLLQIFTKPVGDRPTLFYEVIQRKGARSFGKGNFKALFESIEREQERRGNL from the coding sequence ATCACAGATCAGGAATTCCTGCCCATCAACGGAACCGACTTCATTGAATTCTATGTTGGTAATGCAAAGCAGACAACATACTTCTACCGGACCGCTTTTGGATTTAAACTTATTGCTTATGCCGGACCCGAAACCGGTGTCCGTGACCGTGCTTCATACGTGCTGCAGCAAGGTAAAATCAGGCTTATCATCACCACCCCGATGCATCCGGATCATCCGGTCAGTGATCATATTAAACTGCATGGTGATGGCGTGAAGATTCTGGCACTATGGGTTGACGACGCAAAGAAAGCCTGGGAAGAAACTACGCGTCGCGGTGCAAAGAGTGCTATGGAACCAACCATATTAAAAGATGAACACGGCGAAGTAGTTGTTGCGGGCATTCACACCTATGGTGAAACAGTTCACACCTTTGTTGAACGCAAGAATTATAGTGGTGTTTTTATGCCGGGATATAGCCCGGTTTCCGACGACTACGTAACCGAACCTGTTGGCCTGTTGTACGTAGATCACTGTGTAGGCAACGTGGAACTGGGTAAAATGAACGAGTGGGTTGCCTTTTACGAAGATGTCATGGGCTTTAAACTGCTGAAGACATTCGATGACAACGATATTTCAACTGAGTACACCGCGCTCATGAGCAAGGTAATGACCAACGGGAACGGCTACATCAAATTCCCGATTAACGAGCCGGCAAAAGGTAAGAAGAAAAGTCAGATAGATGAATACCTCGAATTTTACCATGGACCCGGTGTCCAGCATATTGCTGTTGCCACGAACGACATTATCCATACCGTTGGCGAACTGCGTCGGCGCGGCGTTGAATTTCTTACCGTACCCGACACGTATTACGAAGACCTGCTGGACCGTGTTGGCAGTATCGAAGAAGATCTTGCCGACATCCGCCGTCTGAACATCCTGGTTGACCGTGATGACGAAGGCTACCTGCTCCAGATTTTCACCAAGCCCGTTGGTGATCGTCCAACGTTGTTCTACGAAGTCATTCAGCGGAAAGGTGCCCGGTCATTCGGCAAGGGTAACTTTAAAGCCTTATTCGAAAGTATAGAACGCGAACAGGAACGCAGAGGGAATCTGTAA
- a CDS encoding aminotransferase class I/II-fold pyridoxal phosphate-dependent enzyme — MISIPEHLRQVGTYTPGTSAEEIRKQYGLTHVVKLASNENPFGASSFALDAARHALEQSHRYGDGGLGLRMALATYHNHPLEGIVVNNGSDAIIHQLMRTLLLPGETALSSRGGFVSFGIAVRTVGSQPDYVDLGGGYRFDVERLAAAITPSTKIIYIPNPNNPTGTYITTDKLHWLLERVPDSVVVVLDEAYHEYAVAMAPDTYPQGLYATHPNVISLRTFSKAYGLAAFRVGYALGNPELMQWLLKTCLPFDPNGIGCAAAVAALSDTGHVQKTVACAQRGMNRLLGALRTSGYTTSESITNFVFIDLHDTDRAQQFYMTLLRAGFISRPLTGFGIPTAVRITLGTDEQNEQLEEFLTSHTEQFVR, encoded by the coding sequence ATGATTTCAATCCCCGAGCACCTTCGGCAGGTTGGCACATACACACCGGGTACCAGTGCGGAAGAAATTCGAAAGCAGTACGGTTTAACTCACGTCGTTAAACTAGCGTCAAACGAGAATCCGTTTGGCGCTTCTTCGTTTGCTCTGGATGCGGCACGGCATGCGCTGGAGCAATCGCACCGCTACGGCGATGGTGGTCTTGGTTTACGTATGGCTCTTGCCACGTATCACAACCATCCGCTTGAGGGTATCGTTGTGAACAATGGCAGCGATGCCATCATCCACCAGCTTATGCGTACCCTGCTTCTTCCCGGCGAGACTGCTCTTTCCAGCCGGGGTGGGTTTGTGAGTTTTGGTATTGCCGTGCGCACCGTTGGCAGTCAGCCTGATTATGTGGATTTGGGAGGGGGCTATCGGTTCGATGTAGAGCGCCTTGCCGCGGCAATTACGCCGTCAACAAAAATTATCTACATCCCTAACCCGAATAATCCGACCGGCACCTACATTACGACCGACAAATTACACTGGTTGCTCGAACGGGTGCCTGACAGCGTGGTTGTGGTGTTGGACGAAGCCTACCATGAGTATGCCGTGGCAATGGCTCCGGATACCTATCCGCAGGGCTTGTATGCAACGCACCCCAATGTGATTTCACTCCGAACATTCTCGAAGGCATATGGTTTGGCTGCGTTCCGCGTTGGATACGCTCTGGGCAATCCCGAGCTGATGCAGTGGTTGCTGAAAACCTGCCTTCCGTTTGACCCGAATGGAATTGGCTGTGCTGCCGCAGTGGCCGCGTTATCCGATACCGGCCATGTACAAAAAACCGTTGCATGTGCTCAGCGCGGCATGAACAGGTTACTCGGGGCGTTACGGACGTCGGGCTACACAACATCAGAAAGCATTACCAATTTTGTTTTTATTGATTTACACGATACAGACCGGGCACAGCAGTTTTACATGACACTGCTCCGGGCGGGGTTCATTTCACGACCGCTGACAGGATTCGGAATCCCGACCGCAGTACGTATTACACTGGGCACTGACGAACAAAACGAGCAACTGGAAGAATTTCTAACATCACACACCGAACAATTTGTACGATAA
- a CDS encoding asparaginase, whose amino-acid sequence MLPTIAIVFTGGTIASTLDEGFGGVVPSLTGGQILAHVPGLDAVATVIAHEYGAYPGPHITPQHMLEISKVVGGYATRSDISGIIVTHGTDTLEETAYFLDCTVNTHKPVVVIGAMRNSSEPDWDGPRNIRDAVLVCGNPTACEKGVMVVLGGEVLAASEATKADTEDVNTFASMNFGPLGRVMNNQVLMHRSPLHRDHFSVDHLPEFVPLLKCYAGMDRWFIDEAVRHGARGIVIEAFGVGNVTPLVAQALTDAVAQGIPVVLVSRCPIGRVEHVYAYEGAGKQLYRKGVIFADYLNGPKARIKLMCALAANKTMNQIRESFEWVNRMESAD is encoded by the coding sequence ATGCTACCTACCATTGCAATCGTTTTTACGGGTGGAACCATTGCCTCGACACTTGACGAAGGGTTCGGTGGCGTGGTGCCAAGTTTAACGGGCGGACAAATCCTGGCCCATGTTCCAGGTCTGGATGCCGTTGCCACCGTTATTGCCCATGAATACGGTGCTTACCCGGGTCCGCACATTACCCCGCAGCACATGCTTGAAATTTCGAAGGTGGTAGGGGGCTATGCCACACGCAGCGATATTAGCGGCATCATTGTTACCCATGGAACCGATACGCTCGAAGAAACTGCCTACTTTTTGGACTGTACGGTAAACACCCATAAACCCGTTGTGGTGATCGGTGCAATGCGCAATTCGTCGGAACCGGACTGGGATGGACCCCGCAATATCCGTGATGCAGTTCTGGTATGTGGCAATCCCACGGCATGCGAGAAGGGCGTGATGGTGGTGCTCGGCGGCGAGGTACTTGCTGCATCGGAAGCAACAAAGGCCGACACTGAAGATGTAAATACATTTGCAAGTATGAACTTCGGACCGCTTGGCAGGGTAATGAACAACCAGGTTCTTATGCATCGCTCACCGCTGCACCGGGACCATTTTTCAGTAGATCACCTTCCTGAATTTGTGCCGTTGTTAAAGTGCTATGCGGGAATGGACCGGTGGTTTATTGATGAAGCCGTGCGCCATGGTGCCCGCGGCATCGTGATTGAAGCCTTTGGTGTGGGCAATGTTACTCCCTTGGTAGCTCAGGCACTTACCGATGCTGTAGCGCAGGGAATACCGGTGGTTCTGGTGTCACGCTGTCCAATCGGCCGGGTGGAACACGTGTACGCATACGAAGGTGCCGGGAAGCAATTATATCGGAAAGGTGTGATTTTTGCCGATTACTTAAACGGACCCAAGGCACGTATCAAGCTCATGTGTGCCCTTGCCGCCAACAAAACAATGAACCAAATTCGGGAGAGTTTCGAGTGGGTAAACAGGATGGAGAGTGCTGACTAA